The following coding sequences lie in one Kribbella sp. NBC_00709 genomic window:
- a CDS encoding alkaline phosphatase family protein, protein MAKPPEQVYKDRRRPVWLDLRRTGRGLQAMLYGGLASLISLVITFWTLPQISSDGRLPIFRLVVLLAVFSVLMRWILAGIAVLIGSIGVLIGGLLSQFGVVYLAITVDPGVNLHGGVEAPLLVAIWMSSISAFVGWVAYAGSDDAYVAEVMRVVHRRARRIQAAPKTGLLIIQIDGLSAPLLNWMVLAGNLPNLGGWIRDGNHSMLAWHTGVPATTPASQAGILHGGSKHIPAFRWYEKETGRVMVTNRGRDAAEIEDRMSTGRGLLADGGVSISNNWSGDADRCELVFSRAALPNSRSRGYVRFFSSPQGAARGLILCVAEMIKELHQARRQRVRHLVPRVKRGGGYIFLRAITNVLLRDLNVSLITDELAKGTPVIYCDFVDYDEVAHHAGPTRAESLQTLEGLDRVLGALHRIIDILPHSYEIVVLSDHGQSQGSTFLQRYGRTLAEVVDDLVDTTKEPVAAVGKSEGWGPVNAFLTELTMRRSVAGSVTRKALHVKGGEVELGPKDCEPPVAADEQMVVTASGNLALIYLATTPGRVPLEEIELLHPKLIPGLATHPGIGFVVVDSLAEGPVAIGHAGVRVLRSGRVEGDDPLAPYGELAAASILRQAEMPHNGDLVVVSRLDDYTHEVAAFEELVGCHGGIGGWQTDAVLVHPSRWVLSEPPVGSDAVHEVLIGWLEKLGHRKDLKDPVESKVEA, encoded by the coding sequence ATGGCGAAACCACCAGAACAGGTGTACAAGGACCGGCGGCGACCGGTGTGGCTGGATCTCCGCCGTACCGGTCGTGGCCTGCAGGCGATGCTGTACGGCGGTCTCGCGTCACTGATCTCGCTGGTGATCACGTTCTGGACGCTGCCGCAGATCAGCAGCGACGGCCGGCTGCCGATCTTCCGCCTAGTGGTCCTGCTGGCGGTGTTCTCGGTCCTGATGCGCTGGATCCTGGCCGGGATCGCGGTCCTGATCGGCTCGATCGGCGTCCTGATCGGCGGCCTGCTGTCGCAGTTCGGGGTCGTCTATCTCGCCATCACCGTCGACCCCGGCGTGAACCTGCACGGCGGGGTGGAGGCCCCGCTGCTGGTGGCGATCTGGATGTCCTCGATCAGCGCCTTCGTCGGCTGGGTCGCGTACGCCGGCAGCGACGACGCGTACGTCGCCGAGGTGATGCGGGTCGTGCACCGCCGGGCCCGCCGGATCCAGGCGGCGCCGAAGACCGGACTGCTGATCATCCAGATCGACGGCCTGTCCGCGCCGCTGCTCAACTGGATGGTCCTGGCCGGCAACCTGCCGAATCTGGGCGGCTGGATCCGGGACGGCAACCACTCGATGCTGGCCTGGCACACCGGCGTACCGGCGACCACGCCCGCGAGTCAGGCCGGGATCCTGCACGGCGGCTCGAAGCACATCCCGGCGTTCCGGTGGTACGAGAAGGAGACCGGCCGGGTGATGGTCACCAACCGCGGCCGGGACGCGGCGGAGATCGAGGACCGGATGTCGACCGGGCGCGGCCTGCTCGCGGACGGCGGTGTCAGCATCAGCAACAACTGGTCCGGCGACGCGGACAGGTGCGAACTCGTGTTCAGCCGGGCCGCCCTGCCGAACAGCCGCAGCCGCGGGTACGTCCGGTTCTTCTCCAGCCCGCAGGGCGCCGCCCGCGGGCTGATCCTGTGCGTCGCGGAGATGATCAAGGAGTTGCACCAGGCCCGGCGCCAACGCGTCCGGCACCTCGTCCCGCGGGTGAAGCGCGGCGGCGGGTACATCTTCCTGCGCGCGATCACCAACGTCCTGCTCCGCGACCTGAACGTCTCGCTGATCACCGACGAGCTGGCCAAGGGCACGCCGGTGATCTACTGCGACTTCGTCGACTACGACGAGGTCGCGCACCACGCCGGTCCGACCCGGGCCGAGTCGCTGCAGACCCTCGAAGGCCTGGACCGGGTGCTCGGTGCGCTGCACCGGATCATCGACATCCTGCCGCACTCGTACGAGATCGTCGTGCTGTCCGACCACGGCCAGAGCCAGGGCTCGACCTTCCTCCAGCGGTACGGACGGACCCTCGCCGAGGTGGTCGACGACCTGGTCGACACCACCAAGGAGCCGGTCGCGGCGGTCGGCAAGTCCGAGGGCTGGGGGCCGGTGAACGCGTTCCTGACCGAGCTGACCATGCGCCGCAGCGTGGCCGGATCGGTGACCCGGAAGGCGCTGCACGTGAAGGGCGGCGAGGTCGAGCTCGGCCCGAAGGACTGCGAGCCGCCGGTCGCCGCTGATGAGCAGATGGTCGTCACGGCCTCCGGCAACCTCGCGCTGATCTACCTCGCCACCACACCCGGCCGGGTGCCGTTGGAGGAGATCGAGCTGCTGCACCCGAAGCTGATCCCGGGGCTCGCGACTCATCCCGGCATCGGGTTCGTGGTGGTCGACTCGCTCGCCGAGGGACCGGTCGCGATCGGGCACGCCGGGGTCCGCGTGCTGCGATCCGGTCGGGTCGAGGGCGACGACCCGCTGGCGCCGTACGGCGAGCTTGCGGCCGCGTCGATACTCCGGCAGGCCGAGATGCCGCACAACGGGGACCTCGTCGTGGTCAGCCGGCTGGATGACTACACCCACGAGGTGGCGGCGTTCGAGGAGCTGGTCGGATGCCACGGCGGGATCGGCGGCTGGCAGACCGACGCGGTCCTGGTGCACCCGAGCCGCTGGGTGCTCAGTGAGCCTCCCGTAGGCTCCGACGCGGTCCACGAGGTGCTGATCGGCTGGCTGGAGAAGCTGGGGCACCGCAAGGACCTGAAGGATCCGGTCGAGTCGAAGGTTGAGGCCTGA
- a CDS encoding MBL fold metallo-hydrolase, which produces MRITWWGHATTTIEANGTRLLTDPVLTSRIAHLRRRRGPVPLPEAGHCDAVLVSHLHADHLHLTSLPMVAPDAALVVPRGAAKLIHADSGAAYSDRCIEVAPGNQIKIGSLEITAVTAHHDGRRLPWSSYSAQALGYRIDSSPSVWFAGDTDLYDGLAAEVGQVDLALVPVGGWGPSLGPGHLDPVRATEAVRLVGASTAVPVHFGTFWPIGFDWVKPELFLPPGDRFRAAMAEVDPAVKVELLAPGESIEVSA; this is translated from the coding sequence GTGCGAATCACCTGGTGGGGGCACGCCACCACCACCATCGAGGCGAACGGCACGCGGCTGCTGACCGACCCGGTGCTGACGTCACGGATCGCGCACCTGCGCCGCCGGCGCGGACCGGTGCCGCTGCCCGAGGCAGGGCACTGCGACGCGGTCCTGGTGTCGCATCTGCACGCCGACCACCTGCATCTCACCTCGCTGCCGATGGTTGCCCCGGACGCCGCGCTGGTGGTGCCGCGTGGAGCCGCGAAGCTGATCCACGCCGACAGCGGAGCGGCGTACTCCGACCGCTGCATCGAGGTTGCTCCGGGCAATCAAATCAAGATCGGCTCGCTCGAGATCACCGCCGTCACCGCTCACCACGACGGGCGCCGGCTGCCCTGGTCGTCGTACTCCGCGCAGGCGCTGGGCTACCGGATCGACAGCTCGCCGAGTGTCTGGTTCGCGGGCGACACCGACCTGTACGACGGGCTGGCCGCGGAGGTCGGTCAGGTGGACCTGGCGCTGGTGCCGGTGGGCGGCTGGGGGCCGTCGCTCGGACCGGGGCATCTGGATCCGGTGCGGGCGACCGAGGCGGTCCGGCTGGTCGGCGCGTCGACGGCCGTACCGGTACATTTCGGGACGTTCTGGCCGATCGGCTTCGATTGGGTCAAACCGGAGTTGTTCCTGCCACCGGGGGACAGGTTCCGGGCCGCGATGGCCGAGGTAGATCCTGCGGTGAAGGTGGAGCTCTTGGCGCCGGGTGAGTCGATCGAGGTGTCTGCGTGA
- a CDS encoding DedA family protein, translating into MSGDTKFDLWYLVALAGAVLIGAVLPVLPTGAAVSAAAVLASHSNPIGLVGVLIAGAAGAYVGDLIVYAGCRFGGERLAKRIGWLRDNASLDALRVRLAEHEISVLLTSRLIPGGRVPVLLAAGLAGYPWQRFALVDLTASSLWAAVYMAIGLLGYALFDEPWQGVLAAIVLVILTTVVSSLIQRARRKSHPK; encoded by the coding sequence GTGAGCGGCGACACGAAGTTCGATCTCTGGTACTTGGTCGCGCTCGCCGGTGCGGTGCTGATCGGGGCGGTGCTTCCGGTGCTGCCGACGGGCGCTGCGGTGTCGGCAGCCGCAGTGCTGGCGTCGCACAGCAATCCGATCGGGCTGGTCGGTGTGCTGATCGCCGGTGCGGCCGGGGCGTACGTCGGCGACCTGATCGTGTACGCCGGTTGCCGCTTCGGCGGTGAGCGGTTGGCGAAACGGATCGGGTGGTTGCGGGACAACGCGTCGCTGGACGCGCTCCGGGTCAGACTGGCCGAGCACGAGATCAGCGTGCTGCTGACCTCGCGGCTGATCCCCGGAGGTCGCGTGCCCGTGCTGCTGGCGGCCGGCCTGGCCGGGTACCCGTGGCAGCGGTTCGCGCTGGTCGACCTGACCGCGTCCTCCCTGTGGGCCGCGGTCTACATGGCGATCGGACTGCTCGGCTACGCGCTCTTCGACGAGCCCTGGCAGGGCGTCCTGGCGGCGATCGTGCTGGTCATCCTCACCACCGTCGTCAGCAGTCTGATCCAGCGTGCCCGGCGGAAATCACACCCCAAATGA
- a CDS encoding TIGR03085 family metal-binding protein — protein sequence MTDYSRVERLALSDLLDQLGPDQPTLCEGWDTYDLAVHLYIREADPMVGPGLVIPALADTTARRMKRAKERYSFTEVVDKFRHGPPAVSIFALPKLGHQLNTSEFFIHHEDVRRAQPAYEIRTLPAEQQEGLWKGLRLGARSMLRKAASGVTLALPDGTTAVAKRPTELGSVTVTGEPGELVLFCSGRQQVADVQLVGDAEPVERLRNASFGV from the coding sequence GTGACCGACTACAGCCGGGTAGAACGACTTGCGCTCAGTGACCTGCTCGACCAGTTGGGGCCTGATCAGCCCACGCTGTGTGAAGGATGGGACACCTATGACCTCGCGGTCCATCTGTACATCCGGGAAGCCGATCCGATGGTCGGGCCGGGGCTGGTGATCCCCGCCCTCGCGGACACCACGGCGCGGCGGATGAAACGCGCCAAGGAGCGGTACAGCTTCACCGAGGTCGTCGACAAGTTCCGGCACGGGCCGCCCGCGGTCTCGATCTTCGCGCTGCCGAAGCTCGGTCACCAGCTGAACACGAGCGAGTTCTTCATCCACCACGAGGACGTCCGCCGGGCCCAGCCGGCGTACGAGATCCGCACCCTGCCTGCCGAGCAGCAGGAGGGTCTGTGGAAGGGGCTCCGGCTCGGCGCGCGGTCGATGCTGCGGAAGGCTGCGAGCGGCGTGACGCTGGCGCTGCCGGACGGTACGACGGCCGTCGCGAAGCGACCGACCGAGCTGGGATCGGTCACGGTCACCGGCGAGCCGGGTGAGCTGGTGCTGTTCTGTTCCGGGCGTCAGCAGGTGGCCGACGTCCAGCTGGTCGGCGACGCGGAGCCGGTCGAGCGGCTCCGCAATGCGTCATTTGGGGTGTGA
- a CDS encoding ABC transporter ATP-binding protein produces MPVPKVPDKGSVTRRGFGVLRVAIWEEPGIFALSVLASMLYGAMTVAGGWALGWSTDHVIRPAFDRGETTTGAIVTLISLFMGIAILNAIGVVGRRLGAGVMQFRLQATYRRRVTRQYLKLPLEWHHQHSTGMLLSNANADVESTWFVIAPLPMAIGVIAMLVFATIAMFAADVWLAAVGCLVFPLVFVANVIFQRYLQPLATRAQQLRADVSEVAHESFDGALVVKTLGREAAETERFRAPTNALRDANIAVNKARGMFDPVIDGLPRLGVLAVLLVGVGRVRSGGADAGDVIQVAFLFTLIGFPIRALGWVLGELPRSVVGWDRVQRVLTAEGGMEYGEARLTSTKAARLQVAGVRFGYLPERDVLAGVDFTIEPGRTVAVVGPTGAGKSTMTTLLTRLVDPEQGAVKVDGVDLRELARDELAGSVALVAQTAFLFDDTIRGNITLGGEYSDDDVWDALRIAQGDGFVKALPDGLDTKVGERGTTLSGGQRQRIALARALVRRPRLLILDDATSAVDPQVEARILAGLRSAVHDDAGAATTVLVIAYRKATISLADEVLFLDEGRIQAHGTHTELQASTPAYRDLVDAYEKDAERREEELNVEGASA; encoded by the coding sequence TTGCCTGTCCCGAAAGTCCCCGACAAGGGCAGCGTCACCCGGCGGGGGTTCGGGGTGCTGCGGGTCGCGATCTGGGAGGAGCCGGGCATCTTCGCGCTGTCCGTGCTCGCCAGCATGCTGTACGGCGCGATGACGGTGGCCGGCGGCTGGGCGCTCGGCTGGTCGACCGACCACGTGATCCGGCCCGCGTTCGACCGCGGCGAGACCACCACCGGTGCGATCGTGACGCTGATCTCGCTGTTCATGGGGATCGCGATCCTGAACGCGATCGGCGTGGTCGGGCGGCGGCTCGGGGCCGGCGTGATGCAGTTCCGGCTGCAGGCGACGTACCGCCGGCGGGTGACCCGGCAGTACCTGAAGCTGCCGCTGGAGTGGCACCACCAGCACTCGACCGGCATGTTGCTGTCGAACGCGAACGCCGATGTGGAGTCGACCTGGTTCGTGATCGCGCCGCTGCCGATGGCGATCGGTGTCATCGCGATGCTGGTGTTCGCGACGATCGCGATGTTCGCGGCCGACGTCTGGCTGGCCGCGGTCGGCTGTCTGGTCTTCCCGCTGGTCTTCGTCGCGAACGTGATCTTCCAGCGGTACCTGCAGCCGCTCGCGACCCGGGCGCAGCAGTTGCGGGCCGACGTCTCCGAGGTCGCGCACGAGTCCTTCGACGGTGCGCTCGTGGTGAAGACGCTGGGCCGGGAGGCCGCCGAGACCGAGCGGTTCCGTGCCCCGACGAACGCGCTCCGGGACGCGAACATCGCGGTGAACAAGGCCCGCGGCATGTTCGACCCGGTGATCGACGGTCTGCCCCGGCTGGGTGTGCTCGCGGTGCTGCTGGTCGGCGTCGGGCGGGTGCGGTCCGGCGGGGCGGACGCCGGTGACGTGATCCAGGTGGCGTTCCTGTTCACGCTGATCGGGTTCCCGATCCGGGCGCTCGGCTGGGTGCTCGGCGAGCTGCCGCGGTCCGTTGTCGGCTGGGACCGGGTGCAGCGCGTGCTGACCGCCGAGGGCGGGATGGAGTACGGAGAAGCGCGGCTCACGTCGACGAAGGCGGCCCGGCTGCAGGTCGCCGGCGTCCGGTTCGGGTACCTGCCGGAGCGCGACGTACTGGCCGGGGTCGACTTCACCATCGAGCCTGGGCGGACGGTCGCCGTCGTCGGGCCGACCGGCGCCGGCAAGTCCACGATGACCACGCTGCTCACCCGCCTGGTCGACCCGGAGCAGGGCGCGGTGAAGGTCGACGGGGTCGACCTGCGGGAGCTGGCGCGCGACGAACTGGCCGGCTCGGTCGCGCTGGTGGCGCAGACCGCGTTCCTGTTCGACGACACGATCCGGGGCAACATCACGCTCGGCGGCGAGTACAGCGACGACGACGTGTGGGACGCGCTGCGGATAGCGCAGGGCGACGGGTTCGTGAAGGCGCTGCCGGACGGTCTCGACACCAAGGTCGGCGAGCGCGGTACGACGCTGTCCGGCGGGCAGCGGCAGCGGATCGCGCTGGCGCGGGCCCTGGTCCGGCGGCCGCGGTTGCTGATCCTGGACGACGCGACCAGCGCCGTCGACCCGCAGGTCGAGGCGCGCATCCTGGCCGGACTGCGGTCCGCTGTGCACGACGATGCCGGCGCGGCGACGACCGTACTGGTGATCGCGTACCGGAAGGCGACGATCTCGCTCGCCGACGAGGTGCTGTTCCTCGACGAGGGCCGGATCCAGGCGCACGGCACGCACACCGAGCTGCAGGCTTCGACGCCGGCCTATCGGGACCTGGTCGACGCGTACGAGAAGGATGCCGAGCGCCGCGAGGAAGAACTGAATGTGGAAGGGGCGTCCGCGTGA
- a CDS encoding ABC transporter ATP-binding protein yields the protein MSAAEASRLDHGDNAGGLQTLKDGLKVSPELARGWGVTGILALTMTAGRIVVPIAVQQTIDKGLSGAGGPDMSYVAWMCLICALGVILTAGASYLTTVRLAVNSESGLATMRIKAFRHVHDLPVLTQSTERRGALVSRVTSDVDTVSQFLQFGGFIFLVSLGQMFLATIVMFFYSWQLALVVLLCFIPLFASLKYLQRAMSAAYGVVRAKVGEMLSAISEPVVGAQVVRSYAIEARTQGRIDATIEDYRKTATRAQGLTGLTFSIGGLAAGFANAGVLTVGVLLGVDKQATLGELLAFMFLVSLFSDPVQIATQVLTDAQSAFAGWRRVLGVIATPADVVDPGETGVKQARGPITVEFDDVDFAYPEGELVLRDVGVRIAPHRRVAVVGETGSGKTTFAKLLTRLMDPTAGAVKLDGVDAKEISFESLRERVVMVPQDGYLFDASLAENVRFGRPEVTDTELVTAFESLGLTDWLESLPDGLDSPVGQRGESLSAGERQLVALVRANIADPDLLVLDEATSAVDPGTEVRVNAALERLMAGRTSVTIAHRLSTAEAADEVLVFDDGEIVERGSHAELVGAGGVYTQLHDSWIAQRSAL from the coding sequence GTGAGCGCGGCTGAAGCGAGTCGGCTCGACCACGGCGACAACGCCGGTGGGCTGCAAACACTCAAAGACGGTCTGAAGGTTTCGCCGGAGCTGGCCCGTGGATGGGGGGTGACGGGGATCCTGGCGTTGACGATGACGGCCGGGCGGATCGTCGTACCGATCGCGGTGCAGCAGACGATCGACAAGGGGCTGTCCGGCGCCGGCGGTCCGGACATGTCGTACGTCGCCTGGATGTGCCTCATCTGCGCGCTGGGCGTGATCCTTACCGCCGGAGCGTCGTACCTGACGACCGTGCGGCTCGCGGTCAACTCCGAGTCGGGGCTGGCGACGATGCGGATCAAGGCGTTCCGGCACGTGCACGACCTGCCGGTGCTGACGCAGAGCACCGAGCGGCGGGGCGCACTGGTCAGCCGGGTCACGTCGGACGTCGACACGGTGTCGCAGTTCCTGCAGTTCGGCGGGTTCATCTTCCTGGTCAGCCTCGGGCAGATGTTCCTCGCGACGATCGTGATGTTCTTCTACTCGTGGCAGCTCGCGCTGGTCGTGCTGCTGTGCTTCATCCCGCTGTTCGCCAGCCTGAAGTACCTGCAGCGCGCGATGTCGGCGGCGTACGGCGTGGTCCGGGCGAAGGTCGGCGAGATGCTGTCCGCGATCTCCGAGCCTGTCGTCGGCGCGCAGGTGGTCCGCTCGTACGCGATCGAGGCGCGGACACAGGGCCGGATCGACGCGACCATCGAGGACTATCGCAAGACGGCGACGCGGGCGCAGGGGCTGACCGGTCTGACGTTCTCGATCGGTGGTCTGGCGGCCGGTTTCGCGAACGCCGGCGTGCTGACGGTCGGCGTACTGCTGGGCGTGGACAAGCAGGCGACGCTGGGTGAGCTGCTCGCGTTCATGTTCCTGGTGTCGCTGTTCTCGGACCCGGTGCAGATCGCCACGCAGGTGCTGACCGACGCGCAGAGCGCGTTCGCCGGCTGGCGCCGGGTGCTCGGCGTGATCGCGACGCCGGCCGATGTCGTGGATCCCGGCGAGACCGGGGTGAAGCAGGCCCGTGGGCCGATCACGGTCGAGTTCGACGACGTCGATTTCGCTTATCCGGAAGGCGAGCTGGTACTGCGCGATGTCGGCGTACGGATCGCGCCGCATCGGCGGGTCGCGGTCGTCGGCGAGACCGGGTCCGGCAAGACGACGTTCGCGAAATTGCTGACGCGGCTGATGGATCCGACCGCGGGCGCGGTCAAGCTCGACGGGGTGGACGCGAAGGAGATCTCGTTCGAGTCGCTGCGGGAGCGGGTCGTGATGGTGCCGCAGGACGGCTACCTGTTCGACGCGTCGCTGGCCGAGAACGTGCGCTTCGGCCGGCCCGAGGTGACCGACACGGAGTTGGTGACCGCGTTCGAGTCGCTCGGACTGACGGACTGGCTGGAGTCGCTGCCGGACGGGCTGGACTCGCCGGTCGGGCAGCGGGGCGAGTCGCTGTCGGCGGGGGAGCGGCAGCTGGTCGCGCTGGTCCGCGCGAACATCGCGGACCCCGACCTGCTCGTGCTCGACGAGGCGACGTCGGCGGTCGACCCCGGGACCGAGGTGCGGGTCAACGCGGCGCTCGAGCGGCTGATGGCCGGGCGTACGTCGGTGACGATCGCACACCGGCTCTCGACGGCCGAAGCCGCCGACGAGGTGCTGGTGTTCGACGACGGTGAGATCGTCGAACGCGGATCGCACGCCGAACTCGTCGGCGCCGGCGGCGTCTACACGCAGCTGCACGACAGCTGGATCGCGCAGCGCAGCGCGCTCTGA
- a CDS encoding Fe-S cluster assembly protein HesB, whose translation MLTLTENATLVIKSITGVEGAPEGAGVRISQENPADPALAVTTTEAPQPGDQVVEEAGARVFLEHNAANALDDKILDAAVDDKGGVEFLLVPQPGAGAAPTP comes from the coding sequence GTGCTGACCCTGACTGAGAACGCGACGCTGGTGATCAAGAGCATCACTGGAGTCGAAGGCGCGCCGGAAGGGGCCGGGGTGCGGATCTCGCAGGAGAACCCGGCGGATCCGGCACTCGCGGTGACCACGACAGAGGCTCCGCAACCGGGTGACCAGGTGGTCGAGGAAGCGGGTGCACGGGTCTTCCTCGAGCACAACGCGGCGAACGCGCTCGACGACAAGATCCTGGACGCGGCGGTCGACGACAAGGGCGGTGTCGAGTTCCTGCTGGTGCCGCAGCCGGGCGCCGGCGCTGCACCGACCCCCTGA
- a CDS encoding GNAT family N-acetyltransferase has protein sequence MAIEVGSAGTGELGAVVEVLREWTREEVALQLHPGDLGWFWRFGVEATAAATRVWRRNGEIVAVGMLDEPDWLRMSIAPELQRDEELARRIVEDVSTPAAGVLIEGKVAVETPMGALVQDLLFKEGWDADKPWVPLRRSLSGPVPDPEMRVDVVGSEDAHERTGVQRASFDGSTFTNDRWFAMADGIPYADARCLIARNKIGESVAAATVWSAGEGRPGYIEPMGVHSLHRGRGYGTAMVLACARALQEMGASSIYTCTPASNVGAVATYQAAGLEPLPEIRAQNRNA, from the coding sequence ATGGCTATTGAGGTGGGTAGTGCGGGGACCGGGGAGTTGGGTGCTGTGGTGGAGGTGCTGCGGGAGTGGACGCGGGAGGAGGTGGCGTTGCAGTTGCATCCGGGGGATCTGGGGTGGTTCTGGCGGTTCGGGGTGGAGGCGACGGCGGCTGCTACCCGGGTCTGGCGTCGGAACGGGGAGATCGTCGCGGTGGGGATGCTCGACGAGCCGGACTGGTTGCGGATGTCGATCGCGCCGGAGCTGCAGCGGGACGAGGAGCTGGCGCGGCGGATCGTCGAGGATGTGAGCACGCCGGCGGCCGGTGTGCTGATCGAGGGCAAGGTTGCCGTGGAGACGCCGATGGGCGCGCTGGTGCAGGACCTGCTCTTCAAGGAGGGATGGGACGCGGACAAGCCGTGGGTCCCGCTCCGGCGCAGCCTGAGCGGACCGGTGCCTGATCCGGAGATGCGGGTCGACGTCGTCGGTTCGGAGGATGCCCATGAGCGGACCGGCGTACAGCGGGCGTCGTTCGACGGGTCGACGTTCACCAACGACCGCTGGTTCGCGATGGCCGACGGCATTCCGTACGCGGACGCGCGGTGCCTGATCGCGCGCAACAAGATCGGCGAGTCCGTGGCCGCCGCGACCGTGTGGTCAGCCGGTGAGGGGCGTCCCGGCTACATCGAGCCGATGGGCGTGCACAGTCTGCACCGCGGTCGCGGCTACGGTACGGCGATGGTGCTCGCGTGCGCTCGTGCCCTGCAGGAGATGGGCGCGTCGAGCATCTACACCTGTACGCCGGCGTCCAACGTCGGCGCGGTCGCGACGTACCAGGCGGCCGGTCTCGAGCCGCTGCCCGAGATCAGGGCGCAGAACCGCAACGCCTAG
- a CDS encoding dipeptidase, producing the protein MTSEARIGELLREHPVIDGHNDLPIAFYELCNYDLDAHDLAGPVPELNTDIPRLRAGHVGAQFWSLWVPQDEHSVRRTFEQLDFVLRLVERFPSDLQLAATADEVDAAIKAGRIASLMGMEGGHSIGESLGVLRVMRELGVRYMTLTHNNNVSWADSATDEPVLGGLNDFGEQVVREMNRIGMLVDLSHVSADTMRHALRVTSAPAIFSHSSARAVCDVPRNAPDDVLETLAGNDGVCMVTFVPYFVSQAYVDWLDGMHALAEKHGLEGDEHREKVKEMYGVPRPDITLADVVKHVEHVREVAGIDHIGVGGDYDGCPQFPVELPDVSTYPVLFGALADRGWSDDDLGKLAGGNILRVLRAADDVASA; encoded by the coding sequence ATGACGAGTGAGGCGCGGATCGGGGAACTGTTGCGGGAACATCCGGTGATCGACGGGCACAACGACCTGCCGATCGCGTTCTACGAGCTCTGCAACTACGACCTGGACGCGCACGACCTCGCCGGCCCGGTGCCGGAGCTGAACACGGACATCCCGCGGCTGCGGGCCGGGCACGTCGGCGCCCAGTTCTGGTCGTTGTGGGTGCCGCAGGACGAGCACTCGGTCCGGCGTACCTTCGAGCAGCTCGACTTCGTCCTGCGCCTCGTCGAGCGGTTCCCCTCGGATCTGCAGCTCGCAGCCACCGCCGACGAGGTGGACGCGGCGATCAAGGCCGGCCGGATCGCGTCGCTGATGGGGATGGAGGGCGGCCACTCGATCGGTGAGTCCCTCGGCGTACTGCGGGTGATGCGCGAGCTCGGCGTGCGGTACATGACGCTGACTCACAACAACAACGTCTCCTGGGCGGACTCGGCCACCGACGAACCGGTGCTCGGCGGGCTGAACGACTTCGGCGAGCAGGTCGTCCGGGAGATGAACCGGATCGGCATGCTGGTCGACCTCTCGCACGTCTCCGCCGACACGATGCGGCATGCCCTTCGGGTGACCAGCGCCCCGGCGATCTTCAGCCATTCGTCGGCCCGCGCGGTCTGCGACGTACCGCGGAACGCGCCGGACGACGTGCTCGAGACGCTAGCCGGCAACGACGGCGTCTGCATGGTGACGTTCGTCCCGTACTTCGTCTCGCAGGCGTACGTCGACTGGCTGGACGGCATGCACGCGCTGGCCGAGAAGCACGGCCTCGAGGGCGACGAGCACCGCGAGAAGGTCAAGGAGATGTACGGCGTGCCGCGACCGGACATCACCCTCGCGGACGTCGTCAAGCACGTCGAACACGTCCGCGAGGTGGCCGGGATCGACCACATCGGCGTCGGCGGCGACTACGACGGCTGCCCGCAGTTCCCGGTCGAGCTGCCGGACGTGTCGACGTACCCGGTGCTGTTCGGCGCGCTGGCCGACCGCGGCTGGAGCGACGACGACCTCGGGAAACTTGCCGGCGGCAACATCTTGCGAGTGCTCCGGGCCGCGGACGACGTGGCGTCGGCCTAG
- the hisI gene encoding phosphoribosyl-AMP cyclohydrolase, giving the protein MTIDELTFDAAGLIPAVVQQYDTREVLMVGWMNAEAVRRTAETKRGTFWSRSRQEYWVKGETSGHRQHVKQILVDCDADTLLLLVDQEGPACHTGTRSCFDNGEIEVAA; this is encoded by the coding sequence GTGACTATCGACGAGTTGACCTTCGACGCGGCCGGGTTGATCCCGGCAGTGGTGCAGCAATACGACACGCGCGAGGTCCTGATGGTGGGCTGGATGAACGCCGAGGCGGTGCGCCGTACCGCGGAGACCAAGCGGGGCACGTTCTGGTCCCGCAGCCGGCAGGAGTACTGGGTCAAGGGCGAGACCAGCGGCCATCGTCAGCACGTGAAGCAGATCCTCGTCGACTGCGACGCCGACACCCTGCTCCTCCTCGTCGACCAGGAAGGTCCCGCCTGCCACACCGGCACCCGCAGCTGCTTCGACAACGGCGAGATCGAGGTCGCGGCATGA